In Pseudokineococcus lusitanus, one genomic interval encodes:
- a CDS encoding LCP family protein, giving the protein MSRDRRARTGAAETAAGRPTRGRRRRRAVVAGVVVLGLVAATAVALVGLRGVAGTALADLQRLTGVVTPGAGASEGDGRPLDGPFLLVGSDARGAAQVEGDGDWVPGAQRSDVMVLGRVTPAGEVLLVSLPRDLWVDVPDHGPAKLNAAYSWGGPSLLVRTLAQETGVEVQHYAAIDFAGITDLTDAVGGVTVHNPVAMTAQGVPVAEGEVTLDGPTALAYLRERKSLPRGDLDRIANQQRYLLALFDEVLSPDTLTDPRRARAVLGVVREHVAVDDATGAADLEALARALGTTPGEDVVAVTVPVAGDGTEQGQSVLYADDAGAAAVWAAFTAGDAEALRAAVG; this is encoded by the coding sequence ATGAGCAGGGACCGCCGGGCGCGCACGGGCGCCGCCGAGACCGCCGCCGGACGCCCGACCCGTGGACGTCGCCGCCGCCGCGCGGTCGTCGCCGGCGTCGTCGTGCTGGGCCTCGTCGCCGCCACGGCCGTCGCGCTCGTGGGCCTGCGCGGCGTCGCGGGCACCGCCCTCGCGGACCTGCAGCGGCTCACCGGCGTCGTCACGCCCGGCGCCGGCGCGTCCGAGGGGGACGGGCGCCCGCTCGACGGCCCCTTCCTCCTCGTCGGCTCCGACGCCCGCGGCGCCGCGCAGGTCGAGGGCGACGGCGACTGGGTGCCGGGGGCGCAGCGCTCCGACGTCATGGTGCTCGGCCGCGTGACGCCGGCGGGCGAGGTCCTCCTCGTCTCCCTGCCGCGCGACCTGTGGGTCGACGTGCCGGACCACGGCCCCGCCAAGCTCAACGCCGCGTACTCCTGGGGCGGGCCGTCCCTGCTCGTGCGGACGCTCGCGCAGGAGACGGGCGTGGAGGTGCAGCACTACGCGGCCATCGACTTCGCCGGCATCACCGACCTCACGGACGCCGTCGGCGGCGTCACCGTGCACAACCCCGTCGCCATGACGGCGCAGGGCGTCCCCGTCGCGGAGGGCGAGGTCACCCTCGACGGCCCGACGGCGCTGGCCTACCTGCGCGAGCGCAAGAGCCTGCCCCGCGGCGACCTCGACCGGATCGCCAACCAGCAGCGGTACCTCCTCGCCCTCTTCGACGAGGTGCTCTCGCCCGACACACTGACGGACCCGCGCCGCGCACGGGCCGTCCTCGGCGTCGTCCGCGAGCACGTGGCGGTCGACGACGCCACCGGTGCCGCCGACCTCGAGGCCCTGGCGCGGGCGCTGGGGACGACGCCGGGCGAGGACGTCGTCGCCGTCACCGTGCCGGTGGCCGGCGACGGGACGGAGCAGGGCCAGTCGGTCCTCTACGCGGACGACGCCGGCGCCGCGGCCGTCTGGGCCGCCTTCACGGCGGGCGACGCCGAGGCGCTGCGGGCGGCCGTGGGCTGA